In Candidatus Zixiibacteriota bacterium, one genomic interval encodes:
- a CDS encoding PEP/pyruvate-binding domain-containing protein, with product MIEKRHIITSDLLTSDITIEDIGAKAYQLHLLERKGFPVPPWLAISSAAFEEALYPMTESLNKIMTSIDHIEAILPASQQIEKILAPLRIDKAMLLQLREIIAFHFGGDTPLAVRSSAADEDSPLHSFAGQFDSFLNVTPEQVEPRILDVWRSAFSPRVLAYRWKKGILLRPARMAVIVQKMISPRASGVIFTRNPESGKKEISIEAVYGLGEGVVADRAETDSCRIGWHSLRAIRTIRYKSKYITDAGSPRGGTRQMPLPDSLRHKPVLSSREIRRLRSRAVRLERCFGAPQDIEWAIDNSGKIYILQTRPITSLRPPESSDTVCIWDNSNIIESYPGLTLPLTFSFIQGNYETLFRAASCGLVISRKKLAQRSDIWQNMIGIIRGRVYYNLKNWYAMLSFLPGCHRHKKSWDAMIGISRSTAMMQSRLHWYDRIFTLLRIIIFLSAPRRLERRFHRRFAPLYERYRAVHLDGLTNHQLLAHFREMQKELHRFWYLSLYVDFCAMKYFDWLKSLCRRWVGSSSPNLHSDLLGGEPETESVKAVRSLVALAEMIRRSSEYRTVFSEQTASNIWQRILRDNSLLPLRQRCLEHLQLYGDRAGEELKLETVTLRQNPELLINILKEYINTDLTVSRLTEQETSQRRAAEKQLFSQLRNPFKKFLIRRVLIRARLSVAGRENLRFARTRAYGLAREVFHLLAKRLTESKAISCPEDIGYLTVPEIFGYFQGTSVTADLTRLVELRRAEYKLFAAQNLPARFETGLPPALYNPPATVRPDNGNHRLIGTACSSGVADGIAVVMHHPDRSAVEPEQIIVAESTDPSWVFLMIRAAGIIVERGSILSHTAIVGRELGIPTIVGLEGATRLIPDRSHVYMDGATGEVVWN from the coding sequence CCTTTGAGAATAGACAAGGCAATGCTTCTACAACTGCGCGAAATCATTGCCTTTCATTTTGGCGGCGATACCCCCCTGGCAGTCCGTTCTTCGGCCGCTGATGAAGATAGCCCGCTCCATTCCTTTGCCGGGCAGTTCGATTCTTTTCTTAATGTCACTCCCGAACAGGTTGAGCCGCGGATTCTCGATGTCTGGCGCTCCGCTTTCTCCCCCCGGGTTCTGGCATACCGCTGGAAAAAGGGAATCTTATTGCGACCAGCCCGAATGGCGGTCATTGTCCAGAAAATGATTTCCCCTCGCGCCTCGGGCGTAATCTTCACCCGCAACCCGGAAAGCGGAAAAAAAGAAATCTCTATCGAGGCGGTTTACGGTTTGGGTGAAGGTGTGGTCGCCGACCGGGCGGAGACCGACTCCTGCCGTATTGGATGGCATAGTCTGAGGGCAATACGAACAATCCGGTATAAGTCAAAATATATCACCGACGCAGGTAGCCCTCGCGGCGGCACCCGGCAGATGCCTCTTCCCGATTCGCTGCGACATAAACCAGTGCTGAGCAGCCGTGAGATTCGACGACTGCGGAGTCGGGCGGTCCGGCTGGAGCGCTGCTTCGGCGCTCCCCAGGATATCGAATGGGCTATCGACAACTCCGGAAAAATTTACATTCTTCAGACCCGCCCTATCACATCGCTTCGCCCTCCTGAATCTTCAGATACAGTCTGCATCTGGGATAATTCCAACATTATTGAAAGCTACCCGGGGTTGACCCTTCCCCTCACCTTCAGCTTCATCCAAGGCAACTATGAAACATTGTTTCGCGCCGCCTCCTGTGGACTGGTCATCTCCAGGAAAAAACTGGCGCAGCGGTCAGATATCTGGCAAAACATGATTGGCATTATTCGGGGGCGGGTTTATTACAATCTGAAAAACTGGTACGCCATGCTCTCTTTCCTCCCCGGCTGTCATAGACACAAGAAATCCTGGGACGCCATGATTGGCATCTCGCGCTCCACAGCAATGATGCAGAGCCGACTGCACTGGTACGACCGGATATTTACCTTATTGCGAATCATCATCTTCCTCTCTGCTCCCCGTCGCCTGGAACGTCGCTTCCACCGCAGATTTGCTCCTCTGTATGAACGTTACCGCGCGGTTCATCTGGATGGGCTGACCAATCATCAATTGCTCGCTCACTTTCGCGAAATGCAGAAAGAACTCCATCGCTTCTGGTACCTGAGCCTCTATGTCGATTTTTGCGCCATGAAATACTTCGACTGGCTGAAATCATTATGCCGCCGCTGGGTCGGCAGCAGCAGTCCCAATCTCCACAGCGACCTCCTTGGCGGCGAGCCGGAAACCGAAAGCGTTAAGGCCGTTCGCTCCCTGGTCGCACTGGCAGAAATGATTCGCCGCAGTTCGGAATATCGAACCGTTTTCAGCGAGCAGACCGCCTCAAACATCTGGCAACGAATTCTGCGCGATAATTCTCTGCTTCCTCTGCGGCAGCGCTGTCTTGAACATCTGCAACTTTACGGCGACCGCGCCGGCGAGGAACTGAAACTGGAAACGGTGACTCTGCGGCAGAATCCGGAGCTGTTGATTAATATTCTTAAGGAATATATCAACACCGACCTGACTGTCTCCAGGCTGACGGAGCAGGAGACATCACAGCGGCGCGCGGCGGAGAAACAGCTCTTCTCCCAGCTGAGAAATCCTTTCAAAAAATTCCTGATAAGGAGAGTACTGATTAGAGCACGTCTCTCCGTTGCCGGACGCGAGAATCTTCGCTTCGCCCGCACCCGCGCCTACGGCCTGGCGCGCGAGGTTTTCCATCTGCTGGCAAAACGTCTGACAGAATCAAAAGCCATCTCCTGCCCCGAGGATATCGGTTATCTCACGGTGCCGGAAATTTTCGGATATTTTCAGGGGACATCGGTCACCGCCGATTTGACCAGACTAGTCGAGTTGCGTCGCGCGGAGTACAAACTATTCGCGGCGCAAAATCTTCCCGCTCGTTTTGAAACCGGCCTTCCCCCTGCCCTCTATAATCCCCCGGCAACCGTTCGCCCCGACAACGGAAATCATCGCCTCATTGGAACCGCCTGCAGTTCCGGTGTTGCCGATGGTATCGCCGTCGTAATGCACCATCCTGACCGCTCCGCGGTGGAACCAGAGCAAATAATTGTCGCCGAATCAACTGACCCCTCCTGGGTCTTTCTGATGATTCGAGCCGCCGGCATCATTGTCGAGCGGGGGAGTATTCTCTCTCATACCGCCATTGTCGGACGGGAGCTTGGCATCCCTACCATTGTCGGTCTGGAAGGAGCGACTCGACTTATCCCCGACCGTTCCCATGTTTATATGGATGGCGCCACCGGAGAAGTAGTATGGAACTGA
- the asd gene encoding archaetidylserine decarboxylase (Phosphatidylserine decarboxylase is synthesized as a single chain precursor. Generation of the pyruvoyl active site from a Ser is coupled to cleavage of a Gly-Ser bond between the larger (beta) and smaller (alpha chains). It is an integral membrane protein.), which translates to MKTNLKIEYIDRKTGTIKREKIFAARFLVWSYNNPLGMLITRFILSHPVFSALHGWFHRSKYSRRKIEPLIDRMGIDHQEFTVPTQSFRSFAEFFVREIDLKRRPIDSNPGSCVSPVDARVLAIPHISVEQTFPIKRHLFNIRTFLKDDRLARQFDGGSALIFRLSLADYHHFHFPVSGKPEKTRALSGSLYAGGPYSLRYLVPFYSENLRHLTRLESNCFGNVLIVEVGAFTVGSIRQSFTPGVPVAKGDRKGYFELGGSTVVLHFEKNRLRIDDDILFNSSRQLETSVRMGERVGVATGGNI; encoded by the coding sequence ATGAAAACTAATCTGAAAATAGAATATATCGACCGGAAAACCGGCACAATTAAACGCGAAAAAATCTTTGCCGCTCGCTTCCTCGTTTGGTCTTATAACAATCCACTGGGAATGCTTATCACTCGCTTTATCCTGAGTCATCCTGTTTTCAGCGCCCTCCACGGATGGTTCCACCGCTCGAAATACAGCCGCAGGAAGATTGAGCCGCTTATCGACCGGATGGGAATTGACCATCAGGAATTCACCGTTCCCACCCAATCATTCCGCAGTTTCGCCGAGTTTTTCGTCAGGGAAATAGATTTGAAGCGGCGCCCCATTGATTCTAACCCTGGCAGTTGCGTTTCTCCTGTTGACGCCAGAGTCCTGGCAATTCCGCATATTTCGGTCGAACAGACTTTTCCGATTAAGCGGCATCTATTCAATATTCGAACGTTCTTAAAGGATGACCGTCTGGCGCGGCAGTTTGACGGCGGCTCGGCGCTCATATTCCGTCTCAGCCTGGCTGACTATCATCATTTTCATTTCCCGGTCTCCGGAAAACCTGAAAAAACGCGAGCGCTGAGTGGCTCTCTCTACGCCGGCGGACCATATTCTCTCCGTTATCTGGTGCCGTTCTACTCCGAAAATCTGCGCCATCTCACCCGCTTAGAAAGCAATTGCTTCGGTAATGTACTTATAGTCGAAGTCGGCGCGTTCACGGTAGGCTCCATCAGGCAAAGTTTCACTCCGGGCGTTCCTGTCGCCAAGGGCGACCGCAAGGGGTATTTTGAATTGGGCGGCTCTACTGTCGTTCTTCACTTCGAGAAAAACCGCCTCAGAATCGATGACGATATTCTGTTTAATTCATCGCGACAGCTCGAAACCTCTGTCCGGATGGGCGAGCGGGTCGGAGTAGCCACTGGAGGAAATATATGA
- a CDS encoding DUF3419 family protein — MSINYAQCWEDANILRKALAVKAGDRVLSIASGGDNSLALLLDDPQSVTALDYNPEQVCLTALKAAAIRRLEYDDFVRFVGASPGNDRISLYRQVAPYLDSDARLYWDSHRKIIEQGIIHCGRFESYLRLFRKIILPLVHSRQSFTDIMEASSLEEQASLYQRLSQNRWWKRLFSLFFSRPLLGRWGRCHGAFAQVTQTNIADELFARTRHGLTEIPADNNHFLRYILTGNYRLPQSGPDYLLPQHYYHIRERLDRLHLNVAGLEEYLRQNESARFEAFNLSDIFEYLDSRQIENLSQLLGNRATAGARAAFWTMFRSPAIPDKLTEQVASETTRAEILRRKDRGFFYGSFNIWRLGNFAISAASSLANTDREVLP; from the coding sequence ATGAGTATCAATTATGCGCAATGTTGGGAAGATGCAAATATTCTCCGCAAAGCCCTCGCTGTCAAAGCGGGTGACCGTGTATTGTCGATTGCTTCCGGCGGCGACAACAGTCTGGCGTTACTTCTTGATGACCCTCAATCGGTCACCGCGCTCGATTACAATCCGGAGCAGGTCTGCCTGACAGCATTGAAAGCGGCCGCTATCCGCCGCCTGGAGTATGACGACTTCGTCCGGTTTGTCGGCGCTTCCCCCGGTAATGACCGAATCTCTCTCTACCGGCAGGTCGCGCCCTATCTTGATAGTGATGCCCGTCTCTATTGGGATTCTCATCGCAAGATTATTGAACAAGGCATTATTCATTGCGGCAGGTTTGAATCATACCTGCGGCTCTTCCGGAAAATCATTCTGCCGCTGGTTCATTCCCGCCAATCCTTCACCGATATTATGGAAGCCTCTTCGCTGGAAGAGCAGGCTTCGCTCTATCAGAGACTCTCGCAGAATCGCTGGTGGAAAAGATTATTCTCACTCTTTTTCAGCCGTCCTCTTCTTGGCAGATGGGGCCGCTGCCATGGCGCCTTCGCGCAGGTTACCCAGACGAATATTGCCGATGAGCTTTTCGCCCGAACCAGACACGGATTGACCGAAATTCCTGCCGACAACAATCACTTCCTAAGGTACATCTTGACCGGCAACTACCGTCTGCCCCAATCGGGACCGGACTATCTTCTGCCCCAGCACTATTATCATATTCGTGAGCGGCTTGACCGACTTCATCTGAATGTTGCCGGCCTCGAAGAATATCTGAGACAGAATGAATCGGCGAGATTCGAGGCATTCAATCTATCCGATATTTTCGAATATCTCGATTCCCGTCAAATCGAAAATCTGTCCCAACTTCTCGGCAACCGCGCGACTGCCGGCGCCCGCGCCGCTTTCTGGACTATGTTCCGCTCTCCTGCAATCCCTGATAAACTCACAGAACAGGTCGCTTCCGAGACAACCCGGGCCGAAATCCTGCGCCGCAAAGACCGCGGCTTCTTCTACGGTTCCTTCAATATCTGGAGATTAGGCAATTTCGCCATATCCGCCGCTTCATCTCTTGCGAATACCGACCGGGAGGTATTGCCATGA
- a CDS encoding ABC transporter permease, with protein sequence MIRCAWKYLRFSPSRSLLIVSSVALGTVLMTFLCSVYRGVSDGTLDYILQNRCDLWVLQENATNIVRGSSILPAKQSRILSDLPGVSSLSPLLLFLSVVRTPTSEGTVYLVGYDLRKPLGGPPRVVIGRAIERDYEIVLDDCFAAKYGILPGDTVICNRQKLEVVGLSEGTNAFVIQYAFVTLTMAQRLVGDLKIVSAFLVNAADSESVQTLSNEITSRLPKSSVFTHEQFVSANRREMQSGFLPFIIAVCIISVAVLVIILSSLLSLMIMERRVDFAVMKTLGASAGFLPGLILNLSAQVATIGIVAGIFLFLPVTSLIRLIAPELRTVTTFSELALVISTIFVTCLLSGLFPMQKLRTIYPAETLQ encoded by the coding sequence ATGATTCGCTGCGCCTGGAAATATCTCCGCTTTAGCCCCTCGCGCTCTCTTCTTATCGTCTCCTCGGTGGCGTTAGGCACTGTCCTCATGACTTTTCTTTGCTCCGTATATCGCGGCGTTTCTGACGGCACTCTCGATTATATCCTGCAAAACCGCTGTGACCTCTGGGTGCTTCAGGAAAATGCCACCAATATCGTCCGCGGCTCCTCCATCCTGCCTGCCAAGCAGAGCCGGATACTCAGCGACCTGCCCGGTGTCAGCTCTTTGAGCCCCCTCTTGCTTTTCCTATCGGTGGTGCGGACGCCGACCTCGGAAGGAACCGTCTACCTGGTCGGGTATGACCTGCGCAAGCCGCTGGGCGGACCACCGCGAGTGGTGATAGGTCGCGCGATAGAAAGGGACTACGAAATAGTTCTCGATGACTGCTTTGCCGCCAAATATGGCATTCTCCCCGGCGATACCGTAATATGCAATCGCCAGAAATTAGAAGTTGTCGGTCTCTCAGAGGGAACCAACGCCTTTGTTATTCAGTATGCATTTGTTACTTTGACGATGGCACAACGGCTGGTCGGCGACCTCAAAATTGTCAGCGCCTTCCTGGTGAATGCGGCGGATTCTGAGTCGGTTCAGACCTTATCAAATGAAATCACCAGCCGGCTTCCGAAGTCATCAGTTTTCACTCATGAACAATTCGTTTCCGCCAATCGCCGCGAAATGCAGTCAGGATTTCTCCCCTTCATAATTGCCGTCTGCATCATAAGCGTTGCGGTTCTGGTCATCATCCTTAGTTCGCTCTTGTCGCTTATGATTATGGAACGGCGCGTTGATTTTGCCGTGATGAAAACTCTCGGCGCCTCGGCCGGTTTCCTTCCCGGATTGATTCTTAATCTCTCTGCCCAGGTTGCGACAATCGGAATCGTTGCCGGCATATTCCTGTTCCTGCCGGTTACCTCACTTATCCGATTGATCGCCCCGGAACTCCGTACGGTAACAACATTCTCTGAACTGGCGTTAGTTATCTCAACCATCTTTGTTACCTGCCTCTTAAGCGGGCTGTTCCCTATGCAGAAACTGCGAACCATCTACCCCGCGGAGACCTTGCAATGA
- a CDS encoding ABC transporter ATP-binding protein has protein sequence MKFVDNSILVEMRRIRKEFGRGMQKTVAVADVSLTVRCGETAILIGPSGSGKTTLLTLAAGLASPTAGELSLFGKPFDTFQPRELQKLRAQNIGFIFQTFRLLDPLTVLENLILTRKFAGAARADAIADATRLLSKLQIEHLANGYPSQLSQGEKQRVAAARAMINNPRLIIADEPTANLESKQALSLFELLHDYVKQSRCGLLVATHDQRILPFADRILRLEDGLLSPHSHLEHYMEA, from the coding sequence ATGAAATTTGTCGATAACAGTATTCTGGTCGAAATGCGGCGCATCCGTAAGGAATTCGGCCGCGGCATGCAGAAAACCGTGGCGGTCGCCGACGTCTCCCTTACTGTCCGATGCGGCGAAACCGCTATCCTTATCGGTCCCAGCGGAAGCGGCAAAACAACATTGCTCACCCTTGCCGCCGGTCTGGCCTCACCGACTGCCGGAGAATTGAGTCTCTTCGGCAAGCCGTTTGACACCTTCCAGCCGCGAGAACTGCAGAAACTCCGGGCTCAGAATATCGGATTTATTTTTCAGACTTTTCGTCTCCTCGACCCTCTTACAGTCTTAGAGAATCTGATTCTAACTCGCAAATTCGCCGGAGCCGCCCGCGCCGACGCCATTGCCGACGCCACCCGGTTACTTTCTAAACTTCAGATTGAGCATCTTGCTAATGGCTATCCGTCCCAACTGAGCCAGGGAGAAAAGCAGCGAGTCGCCGCCGCCCGGGCCATGATAAACAACCCCCGTCTGATTATTGCCGATGAACCGACCGCGAATCTGGAATCAAAACAGGCCCTTTCTCTCTTTGAACTCCTCCATGATTATGTCAAACAATCCCGCTGCGGCCTGCTGGTGGCGACTCACGACCAGAGAATTCTCCCGTTTGCCGACCGCATCCTGCGCCTTGAAGATGGTCTTCTATCGCCGCATTCCCACCTGGAACATTATATGGAAGCATAG
- a CDS encoding FlgD immunoglobulin-like domain containing protein, which produces MSSAATAQLVPEWNYNFSTLGRYAYIDHPVIVDDSGNAFVLSYAGYNHEGARVTKLRPDSTIAWQVNYPDSGLGLNYFGRSPAGDLYIFGHHEILGGHDVSVVGIKINADGTLAWGRVLTAQLAPYASYPRGAVDFDGNLWIGFTETPVDSFCIDSLPDGSGNPGESGVISHGVIYRLDSQSGTPTLVERVTGEDRQLTGIWNVSADNDGLVNVGIYVAEFCCNSLCQNCRDSCFTNIVFGNVGYRSTYYLRRYTTGGSFSGSTWVAASDNSIFSAYVFSGRMGELLIFKHQFMSPQPYWSHVERSGRWATSFPGETNVSSMYAPTTDYSGNVLLWHWLVSTKAALDDSERETMVLDAATGAVKWTKPGIAGYMGADRNGNVYVNDRVAVHKFDQSGAEQWACTTGVDLGSILHADTAGWFYFQNYTTLARYNGTKYITIRDARRDSLPNVTFDLIRVSNNPPYFDEDTLGSFTADDRGRLSLIPLAPDSFFAQLDLTGDTLVVGDSLKIARHVHSEPAVKHEALLGTMYSVHLDNTQFAENGHLFFDTLTSGNQDIVLNHAELRYNLLVSLEWEATDAYLWSLEDNFRYMSNYLYDVSDGQIRLDTVYIFDNNDFYAEADLLIFASNMEWPRAHAGGILRNGIDYLYMPRIWMGDSTRTRNHTDAVYPLDLTHPSHDYRTKVHEFGHYALNFFDEYLFWHPDSNLYSPNNSLRCLPPTVFRYGFMDSQYEDGGGISSEMSGTFRYNMESCRNTNQWRVHGKSCWEHLESWVEAVPWGAHNLFVPILKPDLLDTLERVVTNPAVFFSGPNNDLNNPDYDVGLMIHFPNQVLPQATGYSNKHVTVHHSSGGDNADIRLWNNPNAGAPLERVIQQGRSSDASGAWVVGVKDAAYQILASKGNSLGTVTPSPSFASSQNLTTGWLYGMAESGGSGVSKVGNRFSASRADDSLTIELNEVKGNYPLIIRAILIAEGVNCDFTAAQSFPSDPSLDLWPSYGGSYSQSISLSASGYSSTVSDSLGISGSFTLWAVDDSSKAFFVPSRYTITGVSHSQSFIWLFGAEGQSEFKIDSTNVSLTKTIILSSPYPVIRTGLDENAVQAGQAHCLSVFPDEQLTGANQVVIRYDDADLRLGEQAQGDETSLAIYLWVDDVTGWQPLGGAVDIIKNEVYAPIEQTGLYAAFTTQIVTDVEDDQSGDILPYHFELSQNYPNPFNPITTIKYSLPKRNRVTIEVYNALGQKVRTLVNREESAGSYTITWDGTNASGKSVSTGVYLYRFQAGNHIESKKMLLLR; this is translated from the coding sequence TTGTCCAGCGCCGCGACAGCGCAACTGGTGCCAGAATGGAATTATAATTTTTCTACGCTTGGCCGCTATGCCTACATTGACCATCCGGTTATCGTTGATGATTCCGGTAACGCCTTTGTGCTTTCCTACGCAGGATACAACCATGAGGGGGCGCGGGTTACTAAACTCAGACCGGACTCCACGATTGCCTGGCAGGTAAACTACCCCGACTCCGGTTTAGGTCTCAATTACTTCGGTCGCTCCCCGGCGGGTGACCTCTACATCTTCGGACACCACGAGATACTTGGAGGCCATGATGTATCGGTTGTCGGAATCAAGATAAATGCTGACGGAACTCTCGCCTGGGGCAGGGTTCTAACCGCCCAATTGGCCCCGTACGCCAGCTACCCCAGAGGCGCCGTTGATTTCGATGGCAACCTCTGGATCGGTTTTACCGAAACGCCGGTCGACAGCTTCTGCATCGATTCTCTCCCGGACGGCTCCGGCAATCCCGGGGAATCAGGGGTGATAAGCCACGGCGTAATCTATCGCCTCGATTCCCAATCAGGTACACCAACGCTGGTAGAGCGAGTGACAGGAGAGGACCGCCAGCTGACCGGCATATGGAACGTAAGTGCCGATAATGATGGCTTGGTCAATGTCGGCATCTATGTCGCTGAATTCTGCTGCAATAGTCTCTGCCAGAACTGCCGCGACAGTTGTTTTACAAATATTGTATTTGGAAACGTCGGTTACCGCTCTACTTACTACCTGCGCCGCTACACAACCGGCGGTTCATTCTCCGGCTCAACCTGGGTTGCAGCCTCTGATAATTCTATATTTAGCGCCTATGTTTTCAGTGGACGGATGGGAGAGTTATTGATCTTCAAGCACCAGTTTATGTCGCCGCAACCGTACTGGAGTCACGTTGAGCGCTCCGGGCGATGGGCTACCTCTTTTCCCGGAGAGACCAATGTTAGCAGTATGTACGCTCCCACAACCGACTACAGCGGAAATGTTTTGCTCTGGCACTGGTTGGTCTCTACAAAAGCGGCGCTTGATGACAGCGAGCGCGAAACGATGGTGCTGGACGCCGCCACCGGCGCGGTGAAATGGACCAAACCGGGTATCGCCGGATATATGGGCGCCGACCGGAATGGCAATGTTTATGTCAACGACCGTGTAGCAGTCCATAAATTTGACCAATCGGGAGCCGAACAATGGGCCTGCACTACTGGTGTTGACCTCGGCTCCATTCTCCATGCCGATACCGCCGGCTGGTTCTATTTCCAGAACTATACCACCCTCGCCAGATACAACGGAACCAAGTATATCACTATCCGCGATGCCCGCCGCGACAGCCTGCCTAATGTTACCTTTGACCTCATCAGGGTAAGCAACAATCCGCCGTACTTCGACGAGGACACGCTGGGCTCATTCACTGCCGATGACAGGGGGCGCTTAAGTCTGATACCGCTTGCCCCGGATTCTTTTTTCGCGCAACTTGATTTGACTGGAGATACCCTGGTTGTCGGCGACAGTCTCAAGATCGCCAGGCATGTACACAGTGAACCGGCCGTCAAACATGAGGCGCTGCTCGGCACGATGTACAGCGTCCATCTGGACAATACGCAATTTGCCGAAAACGGACATCTATTCTTTGACACGCTGACTTCGGGGAATCAGGATATAGTGCTTAACCACGCCGAATTGCGCTACAACCTTCTGGTCTCCCTGGAATGGGAAGCGACCGATGCCTATCTCTGGAGCCTGGAAGATAACTTCAGGTATATGTCCAATTACCTGTACGATGTCAGCGACGGCCAGATACGGCTCGATACCGTTTATATCTTCGATAATAACGACTTTTACGCGGAAGCCGATCTCCTCATTTTCGCCAGCAATATGGAATGGCCACGGGCTCACGCCGGTGGCATTCTGCGCAACGGTATCGATTATCTCTATATGCCTCGCATCTGGATGGGGGACTCCACCCGCACCAGAAACCATACCGATGCCGTGTACCCTCTGGACCTTACCCATCCCTCTCATGATTATCGCACCAAAGTCCACGAGTTCGGTCATTACGCGCTTAACTTCTTTGACGAGTATCTCTTCTGGCACCCGGACAGCAACCTCTATTCTCCCAATAACAGTTTGCGTTGTCTGCCGCCGACCGTCTTCCGGTACGGCTTCATGGACAGCCAATACGAGGATGGCGGCGGAATCTCATCAGAGATGTCGGGGACATTTCGTTACAATATGGAGTCCTGCCGAAATACCAATCAGTGGCGGGTGCACGGCAAATCCTGCTGGGAGCATCTGGAGAGTTGGGTCGAAGCAGTCCCCTGGGGCGCCCACAATCTCTTCGTTCCAATCCTCAAGCCCGACTTGCTGGATACTTTAGAGCGGGTCGTCACCAACCCGGCCGTATTCTTCTCGGGACCTAACAACGATTTGAATAATCCGGACTACGATGTCGGCTTGATGATTCACTTCCCCAATCAAGTTTTGCCGCAGGCGACCGGATATTCCAACAAGCATGTGACAGTTCATCATTCCAGCGGCGGTGACAACGCCGATATCAGGTTATGGAACAATCCGAACGCGGGGGCACCTCTGGAGAGAGTAATACAACAGGGGCGATCATCGGACGCGTCTGGAGCCTGGGTAGTCGGCGTGAAAGATGCCGCCTACCAGATCCTTGCCAGCAAAGGTAACAGCCTTGGAACTGTTACCCCGTCGCCGTCATTTGCTTCTTCCCAAAATCTGACCACCGGCTGGTTGTACGGTATGGCTGAATCAGGAGGGTCGGGAGTGAGCAAAGTTGGTAACAGATTCTCCGCCAGCCGCGCCGATGACAGTCTCACCATTGAGTTGAATGAAGTTAAGGGAAATTATCCTCTAATCATCAGGGCAATTCTGATTGCCGAAGGGGTGAACTGCGACTTCACCGCGGCTCAATCTTTCCCGTCCGACCCGAGTCTGGATTTGTGGCCGTCTTATGGTGGCAGTTACAGTCAATCTATCAGCCTGTCTGCTTCCGGGTACTCATCCACAGTTTCAGATAGTCTGGGGATATCAGGTTCCTTCACGCTCTGGGCGGTTGATGATTCCTCAAAGGCGTTCTTTGTTCCCAGCAGGTACACTATAACCGGAGTCAGCCATTCTCAGTCATTCATCTGGCTCTTTGGAGCCGAGGGACAGAGTGAGTTTAAAATAGATTCCACCAACGTCTCTTTGACAAAAACCATCATTCTTTCTTCGCCCTATCCGGTCATTCGGACCGGACTGGATGAAAACGCGGTGCAGGCCGGACAGGCGCATTGCCTGTCGGTCTTTCCCGATGAGCAGCTTACCGGAGCCAATCAGGTAGTTATTCGTTACGACGATGCCGACCTGAGGCTGGGGGAGCAGGCTCAGGGTGACGAAACTTCACTGGCAATATATCTCTGGGTCGATGACGTAACCGGCTGGCAACCGCTCGGCGGAGCCGTGGACATTATCAAAAACGAAGTCTATGCTCCTATTGAGCAGACCGGCCTCTATGCCGCCTTTACTACGCAGATTGTCACTGATGTCGAGGACGACCAGTCTGGGGATATACTGCCCTACCACTTCGAACTTTCACAAAACTACCCCAATCCATTTAATCCGATAACAACGATTAAGTACAGCCTGCCGAAGCGAAACCGCGTTACTATCGAAGTGTACAATGCGCTTGGTCAAAAAGTAAGGACTCTTGTTAACCGCGAGGAATCAGCCGGGTCGTATACGATTACCTGGGACGGAACCAATGCTTCCGGTAAGTCCGTCTCCACCGGCGTTTACTTGTATCGCTTTCAGGCCGGAAATCATATTGAGTCAAAGAAAATGTTGCTGCTGAGGTAA